Proteins from one Cryptomeria japonica chromosome 4, Sugi_1.0, whole genome shotgun sequence genomic window:
- the LOC131037765 gene encoding 11 kDa late embryogenesis abundant protein — translation MQSTKNTAAAAKEKMSNTDTSTMEGMEKAKAYAQEEMEKASAHDRTEKEIAHQKKEVRESEAERRAHVEKAEHFVEKEEAKHTTHIGTTCHNPLAMHGHTTTTDTSSPTTTTDTHKRPTTTTGTYAPTTTTGTYEPNTTTGTYTPTAHTERRYT, via the exons ATGCAGTCGACCAAGAATACAGCGGCAGCAGCCAAGGAGAAGATGAGCAACACAGACACCTCTACAATGGAGGGCATGGAAAAGGCTAAGGCTTATGCCCAAGAAGAG ATGGAGAAGGCTTCTGCGCATGACAGGACTGAAAAGGAGATAGCTCACCAAAAGAAGGAAGTGAGGGAAAGTGAGGCAGAGAGGAGGGCTCACGTTGAGAAGGCCGAGCattttgttgaaaaagaagagGCCAAACATACGACCCATATTGGCACTACATGTCATAATCCTCTCGCTATGCATGGTCACACCACCACCACAGATACATCTTCCCCCACAACCACCACTGATACACATAAACGTCCCACCACCACCACTGGTACATATGCCCCCACAACCACCACTGGTACATATGAACCCAACACTACTACTGGTACATATACCCCCACAGCTCACACCGAACGACGATATACGTGA